Proteins encoded in a region of the Drosophila sechellia strain sech25 chromosome 2L, ASM438219v1, whole genome shotgun sequence genome:
- the LOC6619312 gene encoding uncharacterized protein LOC6619312, whose protein sequence is MCSCSIRCCFLYSLIIFSFIYYYNDVVVDNIVFEEHHLVEKYSVDTKGCRMLTMVPNDHDLMFLWRGLRRDFCRSNLNLTSFSNCTYNYLRTEVNMEFAKARYGVETLESFKCMYYAMERHTDFDNRYLYSREFELLTDGNNTIEPHADIIRAECFINATSIYNGVHFYVHPTDEWLRTAQGLPPLKLASDVGSLSVLIVGLDSISQMHFHRSMARTANFLLSLPHVELRGFHRLGDDGFDSLMPLLSGLSGQELKDVSANLTSLDSCPFIWKVFQKAGYETGLGEDNIDKSLFVKGFRKPPTDFYLRPALLEMWLKTRTDGLFGTHCNEKDNYAMVLREFLFKMLPHHTEHRFFTFLWWTQGIDHLFNYGRKLDQPFLKMFKAIGRSGLLKNTVLLVVSNHGLNKGRFYKTVQGKVEESQPLAILCYPRWLEERYPQAIGNLKSNNRRLVTAFDLHATLHNLPNLTSLEDEQLQQRRVDIWTMGKDIPRGISLFLPIPDHRDCFLAAIPTANCLCQQPRNVSTSDGYVLRAARLIIRNLNKMIHTHTPPCKTLYLDRVLTADKWRRIADDHQSEFRVRLIATPGEGQFEGIVRYTGYKLAVDGHITRVNDHRNGSQCIRNYLIERYCFCP, encoded by the coding sequence ATGTGCTCCTGCAGTATACGTTGCTGCTTCTTGTATAGCTTGATTATATTCTCCTTCATTTACTACTATAACGATGTAGTGGTCGATAACATAGTCTTCGAGGAGCACCATCTTGTGGAGAAATACTCTGTGGACACTAAGGGTTGTCGTATGCTGACTATGGTTCCCAATGACCACGACCTAATGTTCCTGTGGCGCGGCCTTCGTAGAGACTTTTGCCGCAGCAACCTAAACCTGACGTCCTTTAGCAATTGCACCTACAACTACCTCAGGACAGAAGTGAATATGGAGTTTGCTAAAGCGAGGTACGGCGTCGAGACTTTAGAAAGTTTTAAGTGCATGTATTATGCCATGGAGCGACACACCGATTTCGACAATCGCTACTTGTACAGTCGAGAATTCGAGTTGCTAACGGATGGTAACAATACAATTGAGCCCCATGCGGATATCATAAGGGCCGAGTGCTTTATCAACGCTACGAGCATCTACAACGGAGTTCATTTTTACGTTCATCCGACCGACGAATGGCTGCGCACCGCGCAGGGTCTCCCCCCTCTGAAGCTGGCTTCCGACGTCGGCAGTTTGTCAGTGTTGATCGTGGGCCTAGATTCCATTTCCCAAATGCATTTCCACAGGAGCATGGCTCGCACAGCCAACTTTCTGCTATCCCTTCCGCACGTGGAACTTAGGGGGTTCCATCGGTTGGGTGACGACGGCTTCGATAGTCTAATGCCGTTGCTTAGCGGTCTAAGTGGGCAGGAATTGAAGGACGTTTCGGCGAACCTCACCAGCCTGGACAGCTGTCCTTTTATCTGGAAGGTTTTTCAAAAAGCCGGCTACGAAACGGGCCTGGGAGAGGATAACATAGACAAGAGTCTGTTCGTGAAGGGGTTTCGGAAGCCGCCAACAGACTTTTACCTACGGCCTGCTCTTCTAGAGATGTGGCTGAAAACGAGAACGGACGGACTATTTGGCACGCACTGCAACGAGAAGGACAATTACGCAATGGTGCTTAGGGAGTTCTTATTCAAGATGCTTCCTCATCATACAGAGCACAGATTCTTTACGTTCCTTTGGTGGACCCAGGGCATCGATCACTTGTTTAACTATGGACGGAAGCTGGACCAACCGTTCCTGAAAATGTTCAAAGCCATAGGACGGAGTGGTCTGCTTAAGAACACGGTGCTCTTGGTGGTTTCCAACCACGGGTTAAATAAGGGCCGGTTTTACAAAACCGTGCAGGGCAAAGTGGAGGAGAGTCAGCCCCTTGCGATACTTTGCTACCCCAGGTGGCTGGAAGAACGATATCCGCAAGCCATAGGCAATTTAAAGAGTAACAATCGTCGTCTGGTCACCGCGTTTGATTTACACGCCACTCTCCACAACTTACCCAACCTGACCTCCCTGGAAGatgagcaactgcagcagcgcAGAGTGGATATATGGACAATGGGCAAAGACATTCCGCGGGGAATAAGTCTTTTCTTGCCAATTCCAGACCATAGAGACTGTTTCTTGGCCGCCATACCCACGGCGAACTGCCTGTGTCAGCAGCCTAGAAATGTCTCGACTTCAGATGGCTATGTTCTGCGGGCAGCCCGTCTCATTATTCGAAACCTCAATAAGatgatacacacacacactccgcCTTGCAAAACTTTATACCTGGACCGGGTATTGACTGCCGATAAGTGGAGACGCATCGCAGATGATCATCAGTCGGAATTTAGGGTGCGACTGATAGCTACTCCGGGCGAGGGTCAGTTTGAAGGAATCGTTAGGTATACAGGATATAAGCTAGCTGTAGACGGGCATATAACACGCGTTAATGACCATAGAAATGGCTCGCAGTGTATTAGGAACTACTTGATTGAAAGGTATTGCTTTTGTCCTTAA